The window CTAGAGTGTCTCTGTGTGACTGGAAGCAGGAAAGTACTGGGAATCTCATTCCATGGTAGGTTTCAGTCAGTAAATAAGTGGCGTTGATTAAGCTCTCCCTAAAGTGCTGATTTGGGTGGAGCTTGTACTTTTGTGGTAATGCCATTATGGTAGGTTGCACTCATTTTAGCAATGGGTTTACACTTTTAGGACCAATGGCAAGTTACAGAATGTATCTGGAAGGAGGATATGCCTGAATCTGTGCTGTGCTTGGTGTTTTGTTTTTGCAGTGTCGGCCACCGCCTTCTACAAGGCCCAGCCTGTGATTGAGTTCATGTGTGAGGTTTTGGATTTCAAAAGTATCGAAGAACAACAGAAACCCTTAACCGACTCCCAGAGAGTAAAGTTTACCAAGGAAATCAAAGGTAATCATTCATTACCAGGTAATCAATAGTTGCGTTGggttggttgttttgtctgtctgaGTGGAAATATTTGAAAATACTTATATCCTAAAATTCTGTACTATAACATATAAATGTTGCTATGATGCATGCATCTTTGTGTATTGACTTAAAATCTTAATCTGACTTAATCAGAGTAGAATGTGATAAAATAGGAAACTGTTGTTGTCCACAGAATATGTGAATCTGACCATTGTCTTGTTGTGATTCTCAGGTCTGAAGGTTGAGATCACTCACTGTGGTCAGATGAAACGGAAGTACAGAGTATGTAATGTTACCAGAAGACCGGCCAGCCACCAGACGTAAGAAAGAACACCCTAAAATATGCACAACAGCCTCAATTCCTTTAGTTTCCTTTGATGTAAACATGACTGGTTTGTTTAGGGATGTGATAGAAACAAACCTAATATTAACATGTTTTACACATCATTAATGCGCAGGTTAGGAGCAGATCTCAATCAAGTTAAACAGAAATCCCCACTTGGTCTTGGATTTCTCTGAAAATCCATTTAAACTTTTTTTCTTTTTGGTTCGCTCATCTGTTTGACCTCAGGTTTCCACTCCAGCAGGAGAATGGCCAGACCATAGAATGCACAGTAGCGCAGTACTTCAAAGACAAGTACAAACTCATACTGCGCTACCCCCACCTCCCCTGTCTACAGGTCGGACAGGAGCAGAAACACACCTACCTCCCCCTCGAGGTCAGTCGGCAGTCTCCCCTTAAACTTGTTGATGGTTTACTGCTGGGTTTAAGTTGTTACAAAGAATGAGGACCCGGGCGGTATTATAGAATCCCTGCTTTACCATTACTTCGACAGACGATGCACAAGAGTatgttttagtaatttagcagacccCCTTATCCGACTTACAGTAGTGGGTGCGTAGGTTTTCGTATTGGTCCCCCGTGAgaatcgaacccacgaccctggcgTTGTAAGCgccttgctctaccaactgagccacacgggacatCATCGTGTCAGGTAGCTCAGAAGTGTTTTAAAACCTGCCACACTTCCTTTGAATCAGCAGTTTTTTCAGAGGAGAAAAGACATGCACACATAAACATGATATGCTTCTCATCCTTTTATCTAGAAAATGCATTGAACAAATAGGTTTTCAGCCACTTTACACATTTATAAATGTCATTTGCCTGACGCGTGAGTGGAGGAGTCTCATTTCATACAAGTGCATTTGTTTCCTCTCCTTTATTATCTTTGGCCCTTTTCAAAAGGAGGcaaggagagaactgaggatttAGCTTAACCAATTGACAATCTCCATATGCAAGACTATTCTCCGGCTGAGGCCTTCGTGATGTGTCCCTGGGGTTAGTAATAAAGCTGTGTTGTAATGTATGTGTCTAGGTCTGTAACATAGTGGCTGGCCAGCGGTGCATCAAGAAGCTGACCGACAATCAAACATCCACTATGATCCGTGCCACAGCCCGATCGGCACCTGACCGTCAGGAAGAGATCAGCAAACTGGTAAAGAGACTTAACTGACTTGGGAGAGTAAACTCAAGCACAGTGCGTCTTGAAAGCTACTTTTATGAACTTGAAATGATCTATTAGGATGTACATTGACTCTGAACGGCTGTGATTTAACTATTGATGGCCTGACCATATGTGAATGTTTTCATTCAGGCTGTCTTTCCAAAGTCCtagatgtatgtgtatatatatgtgtatatatatgtatgtatatatgtatgtgtatatatgtatgtgtatatatgtatgtatatatgtatgtgtatatatgtatatatatgtgtatgtatatatatgtgtatgtatatatatatgtatatatatgtgtatatgtatatatgtgtatatatgtgtatatgtatatatatgtgtatatgtatatatatatgtatatatatgtatatatatgtgtatatgtatgtgtatatgtatatatatgtgtatatgtatgtgtatatgtatatatatgtgtatatgtatatatatgtgtatatatatgtgtatatatatgtgtatatatatgtgtatatgtatatatatgtgtatatgtgtatatatatgtgtatatgtatgtgtatatgtatgtatatgtatgtatatgtatgtatgtatatgtatatatatgtatgtatatatatgtatatgtatgtgtatgtgtatgtatgtgtatatgtatatatatgtgtatgtatatatatgtatgtatgtgtatatgtatatatatgtatgtgtatatgtatgtgtatatgtatgtgtatatgtatgtgtatatgtatatatatgtatgtatatgtatatatatgtatgtatatatatgtatgtatatatatgtatgtatatatatgtatgtatgtgtatatgtatgtatgtatatatgtatgtatgtgtatatgtatgtatgtatatatatatgtatgtgtatatgtatgtatgtatatatatatgtatgtgtatatatgtatgtgtatatatgtatgtgtatatatatgtatgtgtatatgtatatatatgtatatgtatatatatgtatgtgtatatgtatgtatatgtatgtgtatatgtgtgtatgtgtatgtgtatgtgtatatatatgtgtatgtgtatgtgtatatatatgtgtatatatatatatatgtgtgtatatatatgtgtgtatatatatgtgtatatttatatgtatgtatgtatgtatgtatgtatgtatatgtatatatatgtgtgtataagtatatgtgtatatatgtgtgtatgtgtatatgtgtgtatatgtatgtgtatgtgtatgtgtatatgtatatatgtatgtgtatatgtatatatgtatgtgtatatgtatatatatgtgtatatatatgtatgtgtgtatatatatgtatatatatgtgtatatgtatatatatatatgtatatatatatgtatgtataagtatatatgtgtatatatatgtgtgtatatatatgtatatgtgtgtgtgtatatatatgtatatgtgtgtatgtatatgtgtatatatatgtgtatatgtatgtatgtgtgtatatatatgtgtatatatatgtatatatgtatatatatgtgtatgtgtatatgtatatatatatgtgtgtgtgtgtgtaaaagcacttcattatttattatatttttgcagacttttacttcactacattcctaaagaaaatcctccatacattttccctgacacccaaaagtactcacaCTTTGACAGGAAaagggtccaattcacacacttatcaagagaacatccttggtcatctactgcctctgaactggaggactcactaaacacgtgcttcatttgtaaattatgtctgagtgttggtgtgcccctagctatccaccaataaattttaaaaataaattgtgcattttagcaattccatttacttttgatacttgggtatatttaaaaccaaatacttttaggcatttactcaagtagtattttactggatgacttttacatgagtcattttctatttgaGTACTTTCTCCACAACTGTATATAAACACTGAATTATTACCACTGaacctttttctctcttttcagaTGAGAAGTGCCAACTTTAACAATGATCCTTACGTGCGTGAGTTTGGGGTGATGGTGAGGGATGAGATGACCGAGGTGAACGGCAGAGTCCTCcaggccccatccatcctctatGGAGGGCGGGTAGGTTTCTCTTATTTAAGATGGGTTGGGTTAATCCTGGTCCTGGGAACCCAAAGGGGTACACATGATTGTTTTTGTACTAACAAgtacacaactgattcaaattATCAACTAATCACCAAGCTTttaatcaggtgtgtagtgctaaggcaaaaacctGACATTATAAAAACTGTACTGATGAACAACAGTTCTTTACGTATATTATGGAAACTTAGATCACTCCAAATAACAAAGTTACGTCACTTGTATTTTGAATCAGCCTTCTAATGTGAAACATCCCATTTAAGCCAGGTGTACACAACTCAATTTTGGCCCTTATTTTTAGCTGTCTCAGTGACAAAATCCCCATGTCGTTGCCTACTCAGGGTGTGTGTCACCAACGCAGATTTAATGTGACTACCACTAGTATGCGTCTTGCCTTTAGCCAAAGTGTCAGTTACAGCTCTGAAGTGCACAAGCAATGTTATTTAAATTCAAATGATGACTAGACATTTCAACTCTGTATGGCAAGTGTGAATGTCTGACTCAAAGTTTGCGGCTGCTTTGAGCCACAGCACGTTGGAGCTACGTTTAATCTAATCACATTGTTTTGGCGAGACATCGTGATATCAAATCGTCACCGACCAAGTGAAGTCTTGCAGGGTGACCTCAGTCTGTGCCACATCGCTTAGTATTGCACCACTATGTTGGCAACACAAACAAAAACTACAGGAATGCCAGTTGTTTAATGCGAGGCTCAGCGATGTTAGGATTTTGACTCATGTAGTGTACACCCGGCTTAATTTGTCCATTCAGACAACTATTTGTCTCTGACCCTTATCTCGTCTTCCTTTTACTCAAGCAGAATAAAGCAATAGCAACTCCCATCCAGGGAGTGTGGGACATGAGGAACAAGCAGTTCCACACTGGCATAGAGATCAAGGTGTGGGCCATCGCCTGCTTCGCCCCACAGAGACAGTGTACTGAACTCCTGCTTAAGTAAGAACTGCTGCTGCCAGGAGCCCTTAGGAGCCTCAATAACcattgtggggggggggttataatttggatgttttttttaagtTAAAGTATTTTTCAATTTTTGAAACTTTCTTCTGTGTTAGCCTGCTTATGATTTCAATCTACACAATATTTTTGGAATCCAATAAAGAGTTAGAGGACACTTGTATTGTGTTTTTGTACCTTCTAACCTGTTTTTCTCTCAGGGCGTTCACAGACCAGCTGCGTAAGATCTCTCGCGACGCGGGGATGCCCATCCAGGGCCAACCCTGCTTCTGTAAGTACGCTCAGGGGGCGGACAGCGTGGAGCCCATGTTCAAACACCTGAAGTACACCTACCAGGGCCTGCAGCTGGTGGTGGTCATCCTGCCTGGGAAGACACCCGTCTATGGTGAGGAAACTGGAAACTATactgtacaaaaatataaacgcaacagttTTCACggtacagttcatatgaggaaatcagtcaattgaaataaataaattaggccctaatctatggatttcacatgactgggaatacagatttgcacatgttggtcacagataccttcaaaAAAATGCATctctaaaatgcaattgtgttcattgtctataGTTAatgcttgcccataccataaccccactaccaccatggggcactttgttcacaatgttgacatcagcaaaatgCTCGTTGTcgttccccccccacacacatggtctgcggttgtgaggacgtactgccaaattctcaaaaacgacggaggtggcttatggtagagaaataaacatgaagttatctggcaacagctcaggtGGACATTGAGTCAACATGCCAAtggcatgctccctcaacttgagacatctggcaTTGTTacgtgacacaactgcacattttggtggccttctattgtccccagcacaagctgcacctgtgtaaggatcatgTTTAATCaccttgatataccacacctgtcaggtggatggattatctaggcaaaggagaaatgatcaTTAACAGAGATGTAAAAATATTTGTGGCCAaaatttgagataaataagctttttgttctgggatcatttcagctcatgagacaTGGGCCAAAACTTCACATTTTGTGTTGTATATGTTCCTAAGTTAATGAATGTCACTGTTTAACTCTGCCTCTAAATCCTATTGGTTCAGTTAGTGCTGTGCTCTATAAACTGTTCTGGATTATTTAGTGGATTATATGTTCAACTGTATGAAAGCACATTTAACATCTTTCTACCTTAcactttgacattttagtcatttagcagacactcttatccaaagtgacttaaaTTAGTGCATTCATAAACCAATTCAGAATTCATTGCAAAACACAAACTAGCTGTATATATCTCCTGTTGTGCTGACATAGCCTTTCTCCCTCCCCTGCTTCTCTGTGGGCTAGCTGAGGTGAAGCGTGTTGGTGACACGGTGCTGGGCATGGCCACCCAGTGTGTCCAGGTCAAGAATGTTCAGAAAACCACTCCCCAGACCCTCTCTAACCTCTGCCTGAAGATCAACGTCAAGCTGGGCGGGGTCAACAACATCCTCCTCCCACAGGGCAGGTCAGTGCAGAACCTCTCGTTGTCATCGCTATGAATACTTGCTGGTTTACTGTTAATGTCTAACAGTATTGTACTCTGCATTCGGTTAAAATGTATAAacctgggcctcccgggtggtgcagtggtctagggcactgcagtgctagctgtgccaccagagaatctgggtttgcgcccaggctctgtcacagccggccgcgaccgggaggtccattggcctagcgtcgtccgggttagggagggtttggccggtagggatatccttgtctcatcgcgcactagcgactcccgggcgcagtgcacgctaaccaggtgcacggtgtttcctccgacacattggtacggctggcttccgggttggatgcgcgctgtgctaagaagcagtgcggcttggttgggtttcggaggacgcatggttttcgaccttcgtctctcccgagcccgtacgggagttgtagtgatgagacaaatGGTAACTAGAGACGGATAGTAACTACTGACAATTGGATACCAGTCTACTCATTCTACACGCTATAAGTGAAAAGTCAAGTCAGTCTCATCCAGCCATCCATGTATATGTCCGTTCTTCTGTTCACACGTCTTCTCTGTGATGATGGCTCTGGTTAATCTTGTGGGTGTCTGTTCTTCCCAGGCCCCTGGTGTTCCAGCAGCCAGTCATCTTCCTGGGTGCTGATGTCACTCACCCTCCTGCTGGAGATGGGAAGAAACCCTCCATCGCTGCAGTAAGTCAGACAGAGCAGACGCTCCACAGGACCTTGTCACCTACCAGGGACtgtaggggtgcatctcaatagtctacagtAGTTTATTTTACCCACAGAACCATGTTTCTGCTAGGGAGTAGGGGTGCAATAGTCTACAGTGGTGTCCTTTACTATGTCCAACATCTGAAATGGAGAGAACTGAGGGAATCAATAGCCTACATTGCTCACTGACCAGCTTTGACCTGACTTTTCAAAACAGCCAAAAAATAAATGATCTTAAGTGTGCTCTGCGCTTCCTCTGGGATGCACTTCCTCCTGATGAATCCCTACATGACTCCATCTGACCTATCCCTCTAGTGAGTGAAAATCCTgatgtgtatgtttgtatattgTCCTGATCACATCCCTGTTCCTCTTTTCTAGGTGGTGGGGAGCATGGACGCCCACCCCAGCCGCTACTGTGCCACGGTGCGGGTACAGCAGCATCGCCAGGACATCATCCAGGACCTGGCCACAATGGTCAGAGAGCTGCTCATCCAGTTCTATAAGTCCACCCGCTTCAAGCCCACCCGGATCATTTACTACCGCGACGGCATATCTGAGGGCCAGTTCAACCAGGTTAGACTTGAGGTAGACTTGAGGAAATAGGATTTCAATTCAATTGCATGATCTGTAATTGTACTGTACTGGTTGTGAGTGAAGGATTTTCTgctgtttgttttttttgtttctgtttctattggttactgtcccaatttACTTCTGAATGCCTAGTCTTTGTTTTACTAAGATCATATCAGGTATTTCAgatttttaaaactttttaaCCAAAAAGAAAGttaaaacgtttaaaaaaaatcccagCTGTGTTTCTGTTTCTATTAGTAAGCGTTCCGATTCTGAATTGCCCGCTCTATCATTTCCCCCCTGATTTGTATTGTGACGTGTGGGAGTTACTGTTTTTAAACTGTAGCTGTCGTTTTGGGTTTTATCCAGGTGCTCCAACATGAGTTACTGGCAATCCGTGAGGCCTGCATCAAACTGGAGAAGGACTACCAGCCCGGTATCACCTTCGTGGTGGTGCAGAAGAGACACCACACTCGACTGTTCTGCATGGACAGAAACGAGAGGGTTCGACGTCTCTCCAATTCATACTGACCACTATTATTACTGTAAAAGAAACTTCTATGAAATGCCTACATCGTGATATTATATGATTCCTAATGTGTTTTGTTCAGGTTGGTAAGAGTGGCAACATCCCTGCAGGCACCACAGTGGACACCAAAATCACTCACCCATCGGAGTTTGACTTCTACCTGTGTAGCCACGCTGGCATTCAGGTAGGGACCAGCCAAATGGCTAGGGTACAATTTCTGACACAACCCAGGACACTGTAGAGCTAGCAAGTGGAGAAGGGACTATTATGGAAGAGAGCCTACCTCCAGCTTTACtaatactaaactcagcaaaaaaagaaacatccctttttcaggaccctgtctttcaaagatcatttgtaaaaatctaaTTTTAACTTCACGGATCTTCActgtaaacactgtttcccatgcttgttcaatgaaccatgaacatgCACCAGCttatagacggtaggcaattaacttaacttaggacactaaaaaggcctttctactgactctggaaaaacacaaagaaagatgcccggggtccctgctcatctgcgtgaacatgccttaggcatgctgcaaggaggcatgaggactgcagatgtgtccagggcaataaattgcaatgtccgtactgtgagacgcctaagacagtgctacaggacgAACAGCAGATCGTCCTTGccgtggcagaccatgtgtaacaacacctgcacaggatcggtacatcacacctgcgggacaggtacaggatggcaacaactgcctgagttacaccaggaacgcacaatccttccatcagtgctcagactgtccgcaataggctgagagaggctggactgagggcttgtaggcctgttgtaaggcaggtcctcaccagacatcaccggcaacaacgtcgcctatgggcacaaacccaccgtcgttggaccagacaggcctggcaaaaagtgctcttcactgatgagttgcgatttggtctcaccaggggtgatggttggatttgcgtttatcgtcgaaggcatgagcgttacaccgaggtctgtactTTGGAGCGGGAttaatttggaggtggagggtccgtcatggtctgggccgtgtgtcacagcatcatcggactgagcttgtccttgcaggcaatctcaacgctgtgcgttacagggaagacatcctcagTGGGCAGCcttggccagcaaagagcccggatctcaatcccattaagcacgtctgggacctgttgtattggagggtgagggctagggccattcccccccccccccccagaaatgtctgggaacttgcaggtgctttggtggaagagtggggcaacatctcacagcaagaagtggcaaatctggtgcagtccatgaggagatgcactgcagtacttaatgcagctggtggccacaccagatactaacttatgtttttttgttgacaaactatttaatttctgttagtcacatgtctgtggaacttgttcagtttatgtctcagttgttgaatcttatgttcacaTCTACACGTGCTAATTAAGTTTGAGTTTGTGCTTCTGAGACGTAGATGTAGTTTCACTGCTCTAAATGTTTTTATAATTGGGATGTTTAACATTTATAGGCTGTTATACTTTGGTTGAGCTAAATGACATGCATTACCAATAAACATGATTTAATAATGGTAATACCTTTCCCCAGGGGACCAGCCGACCGTCCCATTACCACGTGCTGTGGGACGACAACCATTTCACATCGGACGAGCTGCAGGTGCTAACCTACCAGCTGTGCCACACCTATGTGCGCTGCACCCGCTCCGTGTCCATCCCTGCACCAGCCTACTACGCCCACCTGGTGGCATTCCGTGCCCGTTATCACCTGGTGGATAAGGAGCATGACAGGTAAGAGACCACGTCTGATGTTGACCATGGCCCTGTTCTGATAACCTATTCAAAATACCTCCTTATTTCCATCGTATCGCTGTACCATTCAAACTGTGACAGGTTAGTGATTACCAGGAAGTGATGAAGGAGAATTAAAAAAAATTGGACTGAATAATTCAAACTTCCCATTGTAATCATTCTAGTGCGGAGGGCAGTCACACGTCTGGACAGAGCAATGGGCGTGACCAGCAGGCTTTGGCCAAGGCAGTTCAGATCCACCAGGACACACTGCGCACTATGTACTTCGCCTGAAGCACCGGGGGCGGGCATTGGTGAGACAGACCCAACAGGGAAGAAGCACTCTCTCCTCCCACCTAACCCCCTTACTGTATCAGGTGTGGGCGTTAAGTGTGTTTGTCGTCTTGTCTCTCCCTGCCAGTAAGGGGGAATGATACCAAACAAATTAGGGaggtttttttctctccaaaatgTCCACAATTATTTTCAAAAATGCATACAAAACCGCTTTCTCCCCCCCTTCCTGGCCTAACCCTGGTCATTATTAGGCAGTACTATGTAAAATGATTCCTCAGAAATGGATTGTGGTGGAGTGGACTCCTTTATTTTACATGTTGTACATTTGTTTGTATTTGTAAATGTGGGTGAGAGATTTGTATTTTCTTTACACTGACAGTTGGAAATACTTGTATCAAACTAAGGGGCGGTATCATCACACTTTGGTGGTGTTTAGACACTATACAGTTTTCTGAAGGGGTCTCCAGGGTTGAAAGGAGGTGGGGATATCAAAGACGAGAACGGTCCGATAGGTTTATAATCATTCTTACTCTTCACAACTTTATTTATCAGCCAATCAAAGCAAAGTGCACTGACCAGGACTTAAGTACACAAGTACTTAGCATCTTATCTTTTCATTTGTATGTACTATGAATTTAACAGGCTTGGATACAGTACCAGCCTCAAGAGTATTTGTCCTCCAACACTGGTGACCAACACGTTTTTATGCTGCATCTGATGACCGCTAAGCAAGTAATTTTTGTATTAGATTTTCATTAGACTTTGAAACTGTTAACACTTATTTTTTATCAAGACTTATACAAATCAATAATATGAAATTGTAACGACAGCAATTTTTGCTGTCTTGCCTTTTACTTGGACTGGGTTGTTTTGTCAATCTATGGCCAGTGTGGCCAGTGAATAGATTTACTAATAGAATGGGACTGGTTCCCAACAGACACCTTTTGTGCTCTCTGAGCCACATTACATGTGAAGACAtctacatggggggggggggtcaagtctCTTGAAATGAAATCTGTTGTCTCGTTTTAGTGTCCCCCTTATTTTCATGCAATCTATTTTACGAATTTGTGCGTAGATGACTTACACGTTTGATTTAAGCATTTGGATATTGTTAACCTTATCTAGTTTTCTTTGTGGTTTTATGGCAGCGAAATGGTTTTCTCCcgactggaggggggggggggtgtagttgtAATGCTGTCATCTTGTAGTACAGTTGATGTATGAATCGTATAGTAGAGTGAAGCCTGTGATGTCAATGTCACATGTAGGTACTGGACTGAAGATGAGGTGGGGTTCTATTGGGGAGAAAAGATTCCATAGACTGCTAGATATTTTCTCTTTGTTATTCCTCTAAAAAAAGGGAGCAATTATGCTATTCTACTAGTTGAGCAAAGTTgtactttttttcttttttttacgcAAGTAGTTTAATTGTGGGCTTTGTATCATAGCCTCATGGGATATAGGGTATATTTTGAATACGCTTTTAGAAGAGAATGCTAAAATGATAGAAGGAATTTTTCAAAACGATTGTCTGGTATGTAGTTATAAAGAATATTAAAAActaaaaaagatttaaaaaaaagtttatgcAGAGCTTGCATGAAGAAATTGTAATGCCttccaaaatgttttttattCCTTTTTCTGTTCTCCTTAGTAATGACATTTTAGCAGGGGTTTTTCATATAGCTTAGATTGGCTGGCTTTTATCTCGCTCTTTTCTAACTATGCATTGTTTTTAACCAAGAGATTTTAGCAGTGACCTTTCCCAAATATGAATTTAGGACATTTGTAGAGTAGTTTTTTTGTTGCTTGGTGCGTTTTAATAGCATTTGTAGTGCTTCTTCCCTAGACCTTTAATGGTATGGGGGGTTGTGTTGTCATTTGTATTGTATATTTGATAGCACAAAAAATTCGGTATATACTTTATAGAACACACATCACTCTTCTTAGCCAAACAAGATTACATATTTTATACAAAATTCATGTCCTAAAGAAACTGAAGCACAAGATACCATTTTTAATTCCAGGTGCTCGACTTTCTCTTTCACTAATGTCACCTTAAATCTCAATGGACTTGTCCAAGATGCTCTTTACTTGCCATAAGTATGGTAATAGACGCTGAAGTGGTTTTGAATACTTTTTTTCTCTCTACCTTAATGACATTTCTCATTACCTTCAAAGTCATCCGAAGTCCGACTGACTGTTTGTGGATCATTCTTAGAAATCAAGTACTTGATATTTACttgttttttttccttttttctttGCTGGTCTCACGATTTGTAAATAGATGCATTTTTTGATAGTAGTGAAACATAAATTCCATTGATTGGTCAAGCCAAGCAGGAGACCCGGGCATACATTATGTGCAGTTGTGTTGAAATGGCTGTGTGTTCTACCTCTTGTTACCTGTTCAAGTGTTATGGTAACGTCACACAGTTGGTCATTTCTTCATAATTACACAGGATATTATATCTGGTTGTCATGTGTTTAAACCTTTCATGTATGACAGTCAGTGATCCTGCGTTCTGTAGTCATAGTTTCTTAGTTCTTGAGTGGGATCTTAAATCTTGTTCAAGATGTTTCCAAAACAAACAAAGTGATTTGAGAGCAAATTATTTGATCGTAACAAGCTTTTTATTTTAATTGTTTTCTGCGCCAATGCATTAATGTTTAGCACCTCATTGCATATCTTTGGAGATGGATGGAGTTGCCTAACAGACTGCGTTGTAAACATGTTGGTAAAGCCAAGGCTAATAACAATTTAGCTGCTCACCCACAATTTGATGATTAGTATTGTTCATTGACATTTTTCTTTTAAGCTATTTGCTTAATACTTGTGAATATGCAACATGTACTGCTCTGCTCCCATAGATACACATGGGGTACATAGAAAGGCATCTCCCATGTTGCTTTAATTGGGTTCATTGAATGAAATGTTGTTTTTGGAATGCGTCGTCTTAGCTCCCCTCATTGTTGTCTCACATTTGATTCA of the Oncorhynchus kisutch isolate 150728-3 linkage group LG17, Okis_V2, whole genome shotgun sequence genome contains:
- the LOC109907215 gene encoding protein argonaute-2 isoform X5; protein product: MYSSGAAGAAEMLEPPHSSGSIGSDPSDPDPPSPPVPEYVFKPPSRPDFGTMGRTIKLQANFFEMEIPKLEVYHYDIDIKPEKCPRRVNREIVEHMVQHFKTQIFGDRKPVYDGRKNLYTAMPLPIGREKVELEVTIPGEGKDRNFKVAIKWVSCVSLQALQEALSGRLPNIPFETIQALDVVMRHLPSMRYTPVGRSFFTPSEGCSNPLGGGREVWFGFHQSVRPSLWKMMLNIDVSATAFYKAQPVIEFMCEVLDFKSIEEQQKPLTDSQRVKFTKEIKGLKVEITHCGQMKRKYRVCNVTRRPASHQTFPLQQENGQTIECTVAQYFKDKYKLILRYPHLPCLQVGQEQKHTYLPLEVCNIVAGQRCIKKLTDNQTSTMIRATARSAPDRQEEISKLMRSANFNNDPYVREFGVMVRDEMTEVNGRVLQAPSILYGGRQNKAIATPIQGVWDMRNKQFHTGIEIKVWAIACFAPQRQCTELLLKAFTDQLRKISRDAGMPIQGQPCFCKYAQGADSVEPMFKHLKYTYQGLQLVVVILPGKTPVYAEVKRVGDTVLGMATQCVQVKNVQKTTPQTLSNLCLKINVKLGGVNNILLPQGRPLVFQQPVIFLGADVTHPPAGDGKKPSIAAVVGSMDAHPSRYCATVRVQQHRQDIIQDLATMVRELLIQFYKSTRFKPTRIIYYRDGISEGQFNQVRLEVLQHELLAIREACIKLEKDYQPGITFVVVQKRHHTRLFCMDRNERVGKSGNIPAGTTVDTKITHPSEFDFYLCSHAGIQGTSRPSHYHVLWDDNHFTSDELQVLTYQLCHTYVRCTRSVSIPAPAYYAHLVAFRARYHLVDKEHDSAEGSHTSGQSNGRDQQALAKAVQIHQDTLRTMYFA
- the LOC109907215 gene encoding protein argonaute-2 isoform X6 — encoded protein: MYSSGAAGAAEMLEPPHSSGSIGSDPSDPDPPSPPVPEYVFKPPSRPDFGTMGRTIKLQANFFEMEIPKLEVYHYDIDIKPEKCPRRVNREIVEHMVQHFKTQIFGDRKPVYDGRKNLYTAMPLPIGREKVELEVTIPGEGKDRNFKVAIKWVSCVSLQALQEALSGRLPNIPFETIQALDVVMRHLPSMRYTPVGRSFFTPSEGCSNPLGGGREVWFGFHQSVRPSLWKMMLNIDVSATAFYKAQPVIEFMCEVLDFKSIEEQQKPLTDSQRVKFTKEIKGLKVEITHCGQMKRKYRVCNVTRRPASHQTFPLQQENGQTIECTVAQYFKDKYKLILRYPHLPCLQVGQEQKHTYLPLEVCNIVAGQRCIKKLTDNQTSTMIRATARSAPDRQEEISKLMRSANFNNDPYVREFGVMVRDEMTEVNGRVLQAPSILYGGRNKAIATPIQGVWDMRNKQFHTGIEIKVWAIACFAPQRQCTELLLKAFTDQLRKISRDAGMPIQGQPCFCKYAQGADSVEPMFKHLKYTYQGLQLVVVILPGKTPVYAEVKRVGDTVLGMATQCVQVKNVQKTTPQTLSNLCLKINVKLGGVNNILLPQGRPLVFQQPVIFLGADVTHPPAGDGKKPSIAAVVGSMDAHPSRYCATVRVQQHRQDIIQDLATMVRELLIQFYKSTRFKPTRIIYYRDGISEGQFNQVLQHELLAIREACIKLEKDYQPGITFVVVQKRHHTRLFCMDRNERVGKSGNIPAGTTVDTKITHPSEFDFYLCSHAGIQGTSRPSHYHVLWDDNHFTSDELQVLTYQLCHTYVRCTRSVSIPAPAYYAHLVAFRARYHLVDKEHDSAEGSHTSGQSNGRDQQALAKAVQIHQDTLRTMYFA